In one Magallana gigas chromosome 7, xbMagGiga1.1, whole genome shotgun sequence genomic region, the following are encoded:
- the LOC105329482 gene encoding IQ domain-containing protein K — MSVITRVPEKNLWEEICKEFASRSAPVRSDDEMSVKTEYQDFDPAKHNPVFYGKMHERVEADEDVMKELDAATSHPSCAGYTFTDKPPETPPSPPPTPPHKDVCTPREYLEHYVFPWLLPALEDMLRQAKKEKCLERKRTAFNALDYITEHLYKNNPKFDDRKEITFEKIPFVAKHWETHPRPPLPLSLIWTEEEAALVIQSQWRGYLVRKDGEVQELRQWQREWREENGNISTKVSEFWDKKMPDWDRPTPNASEDQLKVDNKEIRVESPTKQS; from the exons ATGTCGGTCATAACACGAGTTCCGGAGAAAAACTTGTGGGAGGAGATATGTAAAG AATTTGCATCAAGATCAGCTCCAGTAAGGTCTGATGATGAAATGTCAGTTAAGACAGAGTACCAGGATTTTGATCCTGCCAAACACAACCCTGTTTTCTATGGAAAGATGCATGAACGTGTTGAAGCTGATGAAGATGTCATGAAGGAATTGGATGCTGCTACCAGTCATCCATCCTGTGCAGGATACACATTCACAGATAAACCCCCAGAGACACCCCCCTCTCCTCCCCCGACACCTCCCCATAAAGATGTCT gtaCACCAAGAGAGTATTTAGAACATTATGTTTTCCCATGGTTGTTGCCAGCTTTAGAAGATATGCTAAGGCaagcaaagaaagaaaaatgcttagag agaAAAAGAACAGCATTTAATGCTTTAGATTACATCACAGAGCATTTGTACAA aaataatccaAAGTTTGATGACAGAAAGGAAATCACATTTGAGAAGATTCCATTTGTAGCAAAACACTGGGAAACTCa TCCCCGCCCCCCACTACCCTTGTCTCTCATCTGGACGGAGGAGGAAGCGGCCCTTGTCATCCAATCACAGTGGAGGGGATATCTT GTCAGAAAAGATGGCGAGGTCCAGGAGCTCCGCCAATGGCAAAGGGAATGGCGCGAAGAGAACGGTAACATCAGCACCAAGGTCAGCGAGTTCTGGGACAAGAAGATGCCCGATTGGGACCGCCCCACCCCCAACGCCTCGGAGGACCAGCTCAAAGTGGACAACAAAGAAATCCGCGTGGAGTCGCCCACCAAACAGAGTTAA
- the LOC105340362 gene encoding polycystin family receptor for egg jelly — protein sequence MIWKCIFIVTGLIYILSVIGTSAATSNYTISDWSPWTVCIDVPGTSSKQGEKTRVRTCVDDLGDTVAWSECNCTCSNNETNGCNLPATSNYTISDWSPWTACIDVPGTSSKRGEKTRVRTCVDDLGDTVAWSECNCTCSNNETNGCYLPVDGSWGKWGDWKCISNTYTRFRSCSDPRPAHGGQDCVGDSREEDQTLFLDGGWTSWTNYSACSVPMGHGTKYQTRECTNPEPCGVLAQHCVGANSSGADCEEFPLCLQGSVFGGNYMTKDDPLVLYSSANIEVYPRTQITCSHLHVISNWNLYSVDDETKNETHILNITQSALYIPRGEFLQGLYRLFVYMSYTKHFEYGFVEGYMYFRIQLPPPNVFIQGGSGRMSNPGTITVDAWTGSYDLTKGPGHRDGMDYSWSCFEFPTNSLDMLMSFIVPDYFAFKSNVTTSRISWDFMNSLVDLSNKFLDTFLLVNQVFLNETFVYQHVNLENISSPDICLPYNETGGNPCYLDNVINAKSYALLQEFLNSSFIEEIKTQRLNAKSVTTDVENVLPMLKLDENTTSSDIGTVENDFLPAMDDMIRYSRILSELLLNFNTLQAETPKENYTISTLKILDEQLAKIAKQASNLANTSFPDLILQEMQIYALIFKMFENNNCESFSTTSPGYAQLYADPDHPKKALGYVVTVKISIKGAENTYQQSIQVVFPKSDNDTIPEINLECYLNCKPRVATSLMMSIRVKCTTCSRDDEKRAVYKWNLVEYDPATKATRAINEWENWLETDPSEPKFVVKANSFRGLSYYLLTVKMNVSNSWSEMQMILETTNPPYGGLCGVTEVTKSGQVDLELRGWKDEGFRRQQNVELDWKEQISYRIFQEDSQTKEKSLVYEGYERIISGLYFNYGYKEDKSFITIYAEVLDVFGDFTTCNIAPFQIFSPMKDTSVDDFLVNSQEMIETAIEQSNTGLVSMTLETTISTSNREELPETSFIDELIENPETWSSIGEATTFENLFQNLMVTDQNYTNQEILKEGMQNMTAYLKTSTTSLKIDNTVLQRQMAFCSGSSMEIKQLVTQEAMVSALSSTNDVIENFINTSIKANFPVYEDYLSTSEAILRSVDNMLNILIPKLSPDIPETNDIYKIADQYSSEDTINAYDGLGFSPQERALFVSMSIDAYQESVNSSLEMANQTVPNVQKSILELGTVLKEITHRKQFEVEVTRPGLKTSMEKVQVDQEIDRKNLKIKFDLNTELEEDLQVTQYSKTPFIWDPEAKYIESPTVHIALGNRTSLPSVKTKFSVSSSVTKRQIVLDFPDDTDEYVSRSFAYKIWWKNPADNLVFSFERDNSTLDSFSHVVYAKKDSTPTSLDHEWTKIITQSDWIDGGASCLLPKNFCSKPCLMFFAVHVTFIPKSGHSRKRRSVSNSTVTYSTSNITVTNSTSSVSYDVSGWTTGCRVWDGQQWDKTSCQVSPETNNRETVCDCQNPPGDNFATSFFVPPNSIDFSTVFEKFDIIGNGAVFGTVTAIIVLYVIGLLVGRRYDKKDREKWKLFYMSDNLKTDKHVYLVTVFTGLSRNSGTTSNVSFVIASLLKDTGVRHLTDGVKKGFETGSVFTYVMTVQDSLGDLTFLNIWHDNSGKGGDASWNLIKVVVEDAHTGKRFVFFCNQWLSLDSHESSIQCTVPVATSESLQTFNFNFNENTRENVTDSHLWLSMFIRPEKSTFTRCERLSCCVTLLFLTMISNAMFYGKDEAIEQIRVGPIKFALSSIYISFVGIIMTFPIVLTISMIFKKSKWQKEAEDRDKDRENVESFLTQKKEMKFRMPPKCLYVAYVLVVLSILLSGFFVVLYSMEWGKAKSEEWLKTFFMSFLESLFIVDPIKVIAVAVFLSIITKKSLDDSKYETTKLLEQSQTRALAFARDTKNIACYGKPYDEQTLENMKRKRLQELRVKSILVELLLYGCFLTILYFISYNNRDFNSYHITRHLNNQLLQSPTKNSSFHTLRYLNVRSTEYFYDWLRNTLIPFVFPLTWYNGQALNSFERQNTKDQANYRLGPVRLRQLRVKETKCSIPLILDATCYADYGIPTEDERSNCQSWGLPFCDVTKTRWSSKAWQFTSATDIWGVPTIGLQGTYGGGGYVADLGIHRTYANVMLDELYNNLWIDRQTRAVFVEFTQYNSNANLFTFVSLMTEFPQTGGVLTTAHVYPLRVYQHVGNFGVFIFLCEIVLMICALAFFVYFVVQIVKHKKAFFRDTWRLFDLVIVVLTVVGVAMYLTRMLFTSWTITKFTDQKLKFVNFGHIALWDEVLNAFLSFLVFLSTIRILRVLNYSRSITHLAGVLSNARRNLLGCFFMFALIFIAYAGFGYLLFGSDLETYKNMFVSITTIVNSLVGRNSLHGLIMARPVIAEFYYFTFVTFVIWIVMTMMCATLNRSIREIRNKIESHERMYEIDDLLHDLLKDFWHKIHFKLPSVSKATHELRRTITSVTSGDVSLILQEFEEDSCSEDEQEPNTISNC from the exons ATGATCtggaaatgtatttttattgttaCCGGGTTGATTTATATACTATCAGTCATCGGCACGTCAGCAG cTACTTCAAACTACACCATTTCTGACTGGTCCCCGTGGACGGTATGCATTGATGTACCCGGAACTAGCAGTAAGCAAGGAGAGAAGACCAGGGTCCGCACGTGCGTGGACGACCTTGGTGACACTGTCGCATGGAGTGAGTGCAACTGCACGTGTTCGAATAACGAGACCAACGGCTGCAATCTTCCGG cTACTTCAAACTACACCATTTCTGACTGGTCCCCGTGGACGGCATGCATTGATGTACCCGGAACTAGCAGTAAGCGTGGAGAGAAGACCAGGGTCCGCACGTGCGTGGACGACCTTGGTGACACTGTCGCATGGAGTGAGTGCAACTGCACGTGTTCGAATAACGAAACCAACGGCTGCTATCTTCCGG TTGATGGAAGCTGGGGGAAATGGGGAGACTGGAAGTGTATTAGCAACACGTATACACGATTTAGATCCTGTTCGGACCCACGACCAGCACATGGCGGCCAAGACTGTGTGGGAGACTCCCGGGAGGAAGATCAAA CTTTATTTCTTGACGGCGGGTGGACGTCATGGACCAATTACAGCGCATGCTCGGTTCCAATGGGTCATGGGACTAAATACCAAACCAGAGAGTGCACCAATCCGGAACCTTGCGGAGTGTTAGCGCAGCATTGCGTGGGAGCTAATTCTTCTGGGGCAGATTGTGAag AATTCCCGCTATGTCTGCAAGGATCAGTGTTCGGGGGCAATTACATGACAAAAGACGACCCACTGGTTCTCTACTCCTCAGCCAACATTGAAGTTTATCCAAGAACCCAAATCACGTGTTCTCATCTACATGTCATTAGTAATTGGAATTTATACTCAGTTGATGATGAAACAAAAAACGAAACTCACATCTTGAACATAACTCAATCGGCACTGTACATCCCTCGAGGGGAGTTCCTGCAAGGCCTGTATCGTCTCTTTGTCTATATGTCCTACACAAAACACTTTGAGTACGGATTTGTGGAGGGTTATATGTACTTCCGGATACAGTTGCCGCCTCCCAATGTTTTCATCCAGGGTGGGTCGGGAAGAATGAGCAATCCTGGGACCATTACGGTCGATGCCTGGACCGGGTCGTATGATCTAACCAAAGGGCCCGGGCATAGAGACGGCATGGATTACTCGTGGAGCTGTTTTGAGTTTCCGACTAATTCCCTGGACATGCTGATGTCCTTTATTGTCCCGGATTACTTTGCGTTCAAGTCCAATGTTACGACATCTCGAATTTCTTGGGATTTTATGAATAGTTTAGTTGATTTGTCAAATAAGTTCTTGGACACGTTTCTCTTAGTGAATCAAGTTTTCTTAAACGAGACGTTCGTTTATCAGCACGTTAACTTAGAAAACATCTCTAGCCCAGATATCTGCTTGCCCTACAATGAAACAGGTGGGAATCCTTGCTACCTTGACAATGTAATAAATGCAAAATCATATGCATTATTGCAAGAGTTTCTAAATTCTAGTTTCATTGAGGAAATCAAAACTCAACGGTTAAACGCAAAATCAGTTACAACAGATGTCGAGAATGTATTGCCGATGTTGAAATTGGACGAAAATACAACGAGCTCGGATATCGGAACAGTAGAGAACGATTTCTTGCCAGCAATGGATGATATGATAAGATACTCACGAATTTTGTCAGAACTATTGCTTAACTTCAACACATTACAGGCCGAAACACCAAAAGAGAattacaccatttcaactcttAAGATCCTCGACGAGCAACTCGCAAAAATAGCAAAACAGGCAAGCAACCTGGCAAACACGAGCTTCCCAGACTTGATTTTACAGGAGATGCAAATATATGCactgattttcaaaatgttcgAAAACAATAACTGTGAATCCTTCTCCACAACAAGCCCGGGATACGCCCAGTTGTATGCCGATCCCGACCATCCCAAGAAAGCCCTGGGATACGTCGTGACAGTCAAAATATCCATTAAAGGAGCTGAGAACACTTACCAACAGAGTATACAAGTAGTGTTCCCCAAATCGGACAATGACACTATACCTGAGATAAACTtaga GTGCTATTTGAATTGCAAGCCGAGAGTCGCAACCTCCTTGATGATGTCAATCCGAGTGAAATGTACGACTTGCTCAAGAGACGACGAAAAAAGAGCCGTCTACAAATGGAATCTGGTGGAGTATGACCCAGCAACAAAAGCCACCAGAGCCATCAACGAATGGGAGAATTGGTTAGAAACAG ATCCCTCTGAACCCAAATTTGTCGTGAAGGCCAATTCCTTTCGCGGGCTGTCGTATTACCTTCTTACGGTTAAGATGAATGTCTCGAACAGTTGGTCAGAAATGCAAATGATCTTGGAGACAACGAATCCCCCTTATGGAGGATTATGCGGAGTTACGGAAGTAACAAAATCAG GTCAGGTTGATTTAGAACTGAGGGGGTGGAAAGACGAGGGATTTAGAAGACAGCAGAATGTGGAGTTAGATTGGAAGGAACAGATAAGTTACCGCATATTTCAAGAGGACTCGCAAACTAAAGAGAAATCACTCGTGTACGAAGGCT atgAACGAATTATAAGTGGATTGTACTTTAATTACGGATATAAAGAAGACAAGTCGTTTATAACTATTTACGCTGAAGTCCTCGATGTCTTTGGCGATTTTACCACCTGTAACATTGCACCATTTCAG ATATTTTCGCCGATGAAGGACACCTCGGTAGACGACTTTCTGGTGAATTCCCAGGAGATGATAGAAACTGCGATCGAACAGTCCAACACCGGCCTCGTATCCATGACACTAGAAACAACCATTAGTACCTCAAACCGGGAG GAACTTCCCGAGACTAGTTTCATTGATGAGTTGATTGAAAACCCGGAAACCTGGAGCAGTATTGGGGAGGCAACCACGTTTGAAAACCTCTTCCAAAACTTGATGGTTACAGATCAAAATTACACAAATCAAGAGATTCTAAAAGAG GGAATGCAGAATATGACTGCCTATCTGAAAACGTCGACAACTTCTCTGAAAATTGACAACACGGTCTTACAACGACAGATGGCGTTTTGTTCGGGGTCTTCCATGGAAATCAAACAACTAGTCACACAGGAGGCTATG GTTTCGGCTCTGAGTTCCACCAATGACGTCATCGAGAACTTCATCAACACGTCAATTAAAGCTAACTTCCCCGTCTACGAGGACTATCTGTCAACTTCAGAGG CCATCTTGCGTTCGGTGGACAATATGCTCAACATTTTGATACCAAAGTTAAGTCCTGATATTCCGGAAACAAACGACATCTACAAAATAGCGGACCAGTATAGCTCTGAAGACACAATTAATGCTTATGATGGATTGGGATTTTCGCCACAGGAGAGGGCACTATTTGTGTCAATGTCTATTGATGCGTACCAAGAAAGTGTTAACTCTTCCCTTGAAATG GCAAACCAAACGGTGCCGAATGTTCAGAAGTCTATTCTGGAACTTGGAACGGTATTAAAAGAGATCACACATAGGAAGCAATTTGAAGTTGAGGTGACAAGACCGGGATTAAAGACAAGCATGGAGAAAGTGCAGGTGGACCAAGAAATCGATAGGAAAAACCTGAAAATTAAGTTTGATCTGAACACCGAACTGGAAGAAGATTTACAG GTTACGCAATATTCCAAAACTCCGTTTATTTGGGATCCGGAAGCTAAATATATAGAGTCACCAACGGTCCACATTGCACTGGGAAATAGAACGTCACTTCCgtctgtaaaaacaaaattcagtGTGTCCTCTTCGGTGACCAAACGACAAATTGTGTTAGATTTTCCAGACGATACAGACGAGTATGTTTCCCGGTCATTCGCCTACAAGATTTGGTGGAAGAATCCGGCCGATAATTTGGTCTTCAGTTTTGAACGTGACAACAGTACTCTCGATTCATTTTCGCACGTCGTTTACGCAAAAAAGGATAGCACTCCGACTAGTTTGGATCACGAGTGGACAAAAATCATCACACAGAGCGACTGGATTGATGGGGGCGCTTCTTGTCTTCTTCCGAAAAACTTTTGTTCGAAGCCATGTCTGATGTTTTTTGCTGTTCATGTTACATTTA TTCCAAAATCAGGACATAGTAGAAAACGTCGTTCCGTTTCGAATAGTACCGTCACTTACAGCACGTCGAATATTACCGTCACTAACAGCACGTCATCTGTAAGTTATGACGTCAGCGGATGGACGACAGGTTGTCGAGTATGGGATGGGCAACAATGGGACAAAACTTCTTGCCAG GTATCCCCGGAGACAAATAACAGagaaactgtttgtgattgtcAAAATCCCCCAGGGGATAACTTCGCAACGTCGTTCTTCGTTCCACCGAACTCGATCGATTTTTCGACGGTTTTCGAGAAATTCGACATCATTGGGAACGGAGCGGTGTTCGGCACAGTGACGGCCATTATAGTGTTGTACGTCATTGGTCTGTTGGTGGGTCGACGTTACGACAAGAAGGATCGAGAAAAG TGGAAGCTGTTTTACATGAGTGATAACTTGAAGACGGACAAGCACGTGTACCTGGTCACCGTCTTCACCGGTCTGTCCAGGAACTCCGGCACCACGAGTAACGTTAGCTTCGTCATCGCCAGTCTCCTCAAAGACACCGGAGTCCGTCATCTCACCGACGGAGTCAAAAAG GGTTTCGAGACAGGAAGTGTCTTCACTTACGTCATGACCGTTCAGGATTCCCTTGGTGACCTGACTTTTCTGAACATCTGGCACGACAACAGCGGGAAGGGAGGAGACGCCTCGTGGAATCTAATCAAAGTTGTCGTAGAAGACGCACACACGGGGAAAAG ATTTGTATTTTTCTGTAACCAGTGGTTGAGTCTGGATTCACACGAAAGCTCCATACAGTGCACAGTTCCCGTGGCAACCTCCGAATCTCTCCAGACttttaatttcaactttaaTGAAAACACTCGAGAAAACGTCACCGACAGCCATTTATGGTTATCCATGTTCATAAGACCTGAAAAAAGCACCTTCACACGCTGTGAACGTCTTTCATGCTGCGTGACTCTACTTTTCTTAACAATGATTTCTAATGCCATGTTCTACGGAAAAGACGAAGCGATAGAGCAAATTCGCGTCGGTCCTATCAAATTTGCTCTATCCTCTATTTACATATCATTTGTTGGAATTATCATGACATTCCCTATTGTTCTAACAATATcaatgatattcaaaaagtCAAAATGGCAAAAGGAAGCTGAAGACAGAGACAAAGACAGAGAAAACGTCGAATCCTTTTTGACACAGAAGAAAGAAATGAAGTTTCGAATGCCACCCAAATGCTTATACGTCGCATACGTCCTTGTTGTTCTGTCCATCCTGCTGTCTGGGTTTTTCGTGGTTCTGTACAGTATGGAGTGGGGAAAAGCTAAATCTGAGGAATGGCTGAAAACTTTTTTCATGTCTTTTCTGGAATCGTTGTTTATTGTTGATCCAATCAAG GTTATAGCAGTTGCTGTGTTCTTGTCCATCATTACCAAAAAATCTCTTGATGACAGTAAATACGAGACAACGAAGCTATTGGAACAATCCCAGACCAGGGCACTGGCATTTGCTCGAGACACTAAAA ACATAGCCTGTTACGGAAAACCTTACGACGAGCAAACGCTGGAGAACATGAAACGAAAACGGTTACAGGAACTGAGAGTCAAGAGCATCCTTGTGGAGCTCCTGCTCTACGGCTGCTTCCTGACCATCTTGTACTTCATCAGCTACAACAACAGAGATttcaactcatatcatataacaCGACATTTGAACAATCAACTTCTGCAGAGCCCGACCAAAAACAGCAGTTTCCACACACTTCGATATTTAAAT GTGCGGAGTACAGAATATTTCTATGACTGGTTGAGGAACACCTTGATTCCGTTCGTATTCCCATTAACATGGTACAATGGACAAGCACTGAATTCTTTTGAACGGCAGAACACTAAAGATCAGGCAAATTACAGGCTAGGACCTGTAAGGCTACGGCAACTTCGAGTCAAAGAGA CCAAATGTTCTATTCCTCTGATTCTGGATGCCACCTGCTACGCAGATTATGGAATCCCTACGGAAGATGAGCGCAGCAATTGTCAGAGCTGGGGATTACCTTTTTGTGACGTCACTAAAACACGTTGGTCTTCTAAAGCTTGGCAGTTTACCAGTGCCACTGACATATGGGGTGTTCCAACCATAGGACTCCAGGGGACTTACGGCGGAGGGGGCTACGTGGCGGATCTAGGTATCCACCGAACGTACGCCAATGTCATGTTGGATGAACTTTACAATAACCTATGGATAGATAGACAAACTAGAGCTGTGTTTGTGGAGTTCACCCAATATAACAGCAATGCCAACCTGTTCACGTTTGTATCCCTTATGACCGAGTTTCCACAGACTGGCGGCGTGTTGACAACTGCCCATGTGTATCCTTTGAGAGTTTATCAGCATGTTGGAAACTTTGGGGTATTCATTTTTCTCTGCGAAATAGTCCTCATGATCTGCGCTTTGGCTTTCTTCGTCTATTTCGTCGTGCAAATCGTGAAACACAAGAAAGCGTTTTTCAGAGATACATGGCGCCTTTTTGATCTCGTCATTGTCGTGTTGACTGTAGTTGGTGTTGCAATGTATCTTACAAGAATGCTTTTCACGTCATGGACGATCACAAAATTTACGGATCAGAAACTGAAGTTCGTCAACTTTGGACACATTGCTCTTTGGGATGAGGTTCTCAATGCTTTCCTGTCCTTTCTTGTCTTTTTATCGACTATCAGAATTCTTCGAGTTTTGAACTACAGTCGAAGCATTACTCATTTAGCTGGAGTACTGTCTAATGCCAGAAGAAACCTTTTGGGTTGTTTCTTTATGTTTGCTTTGATATTCATAGCATACGCAGGTTTCGGCTACCTCCTGTTTGGCTCAGATCTTGAAACCTACAAAAACATGTTTGTTTCAATCACAACTATAGTCAATTCACTGGTTGGCCGGAACAGCCTCCATGGGTTGATAATGGCGCGCCCTGTGATAGCTGAATTCTACTACTTTACATTTGTGACGTTTGTCATTTGGATTGTGATGACAATGATGTGCGCTACTCTGAACAGAAGCATTCGAGAAATTCGAAACAAAATCGAAAGTCACGAACGGATGTACGAAATAGACGACCTTCTGCATGATCTTCTGAAGGATTTCTGGCacaaaattcatttcaaacTCCCGTCAGTCTCCAAGGCAACGCATGAATTACGTCGCACCATAACCTCAGTGACGTCAGGAGACGTCAGTCTGATCCTACAGGAGTTTGAGGAAGATTCCTGCAGCGAGGATGAACAGGAACCAAACACAATAAGCAATTGCTGA